Proteins found in one Desulfuribacillus stibiiarsenatis genomic segment:
- a CDS encoding energy-coupling factor transporter transmembrane component T family protein: MINQILIGQYVSIDSFLHRLDPRSKLISVFLLMMIVFGAYHWSMYAGIGLLSVIIYGVSGIQARHLYQGMRPILWFVYLTFFLHIFINKEGALLWQYSFLAVYSEGVITGAIVSYRLFLLMYFSTLLTLTTSPIELTEGIESLMKPLKRVLPVHEIALMLTISIRFIPTLLRETDKLIKAQTARGGSFMRGSVLERVKHFVPLLIPLLIMSFKRAEDLATAMEARGYRGGDGRSKYRQLMFSWRDYLTLGMLLILTSLIIMQLLTGQGK; the protein is encoded by the coding sequence ATGATAAATCAAATCTTAATTGGACAATATGTTTCTATTGACTCTTTCTTACATCGCTTAGATCCGCGCTCGAAATTAATCAGTGTATTTCTGTTAATGATGATTGTGTTTGGCGCATATCATTGGTCGATGTATGCTGGTATCGGCCTTTTAAGTGTAATTATATATGGAGTATCGGGCATTCAGGCACGCCATTTGTACCAGGGGATGCGACCGATTCTATGGTTCGTTTACTTGACATTCTTTCTACACATTTTCATTAACAAAGAAGGAGCATTGCTGTGGCAATATAGCTTTCTGGCAGTTTACTCAGAAGGTGTGATAACAGGCGCCATAGTATCCTACCGTCTATTTCTGTTGATGTACTTCTCTACGCTCCTTACATTAACAACATCTCCGATAGAACTCACAGAGGGCATAGAAAGCTTAATGAAACCGTTAAAGCGGGTATTGCCAGTCCATGAAATTGCCCTTATGCTGACGATTTCGATTCGGTTTATTCCGACACTACTGCGAGAGACAGATAAACTAATCAAAGCTCAAACAGCACGTGGTGGATCGTTTATGCGAGGCAGTGTATTGGAACGGGTGAAGCATTTTGTGCCCCTACTGATTCCTCTCCTAATTATGAGTTTTAAACGGGCCGAAGACTTGGCTACTGCTATGGAGGCAAGAGGGTATCGTGGAGGGGACGGTAGATCAAAATACCGTCAGCTTATGTTTTCGTGGCGAGACTATCTAACGTTAGGAATGTTACTAATACTAACA
- a CDS encoding ATP-binding cassette domain-containing protein → MQITFEQVSYTYGIKTPYEEQALKEVSFTIPRQKLVTVLGHTGSGKTTALQLIKGLIHPTSGNVNYTEGQQSVQATSKKPNKIDKQKLHDMWTKIGYVFQYPEHQLFEETVGQDIAYGPRNLKYSETDIQEIVQNALREVELDAQRFADRSPFELSGGEMRRVAIAGILAMNPRLMILDEPMAGLDPLSKRNLLARLYTLHKQNQWTTVCVSHHIDELWQYTDLFLIFHNKQVVFQGTKERLLAEWQQGNTLIEPPMLVKLAMELIRKGKITTALSELHNVLESESKFADFLRTELTLTKE, encoded by the coding sequence ATGCAAATAACATTTGAGCAAGTATCGTACACCTATGGAATCAAGACACCTTATGAGGAACAAGCGTTAAAGGAAGTGAGCTTTACGATTCCGCGGCAAAAGCTGGTAACAGTTCTTGGACACACGGGATCGGGCAAGACTACAGCTCTACAACTCATCAAAGGCCTAATCCACCCAACAAGCGGAAATGTTAATTATACAGAAGGTCAGCAATCTGTTCAAGCTACTTCCAAAAAACCAAATAAAATAGACAAACAAAAACTACATGACATGTGGACAAAGATAGGTTATGTGTTTCAATACCCGGAGCATCAGTTGTTCGAAGAAACTGTCGGGCAGGATATTGCGTACGGACCAAGAAATCTTAAATATAGCGAGACAGATATTCAGGAGATTGTTCAAAATGCGCTTCGCGAAGTAGAACTAGATGCCCAACGATTTGCCGATAGATCTCCTTTTGAACTTAGTGGTGGAGAAATGAGAAGAGTTGCCATAGCAGGCATCCTTGCTATGAATCCACGGTTAATGATTCTAGATGAACCAATGGCGGGGTTAGATCCGCTTAGCAAAAGAAATCTATTAGCACGCTTGTATACCCTTCATAAACAGAATCAGTGGACGACTGTATGCGTTTCCCATCATATTGATGAACTATGGCAATATACAGACTTATTCCTAATCTTTCATAATAAACAAGTAGTTTTTCAAGGAACCAAGGAACGTCTACTGGCAGAATGGCAGCAGGGGAATACGCTGATAGAACCTCCGATGCTAGTAAAGCTTGCTATGGAACTAATCCGTAAAGGCAAGATAACAACTGCCTTATCAGAATTACACAACGTATTAGAATCGGAATCGAAGTTTGCTGATTTTTTGCGAACGGAATTGACATTGACCAAGGAGTAA